The following are encoded together in the Bradyrhizobium sp. CCGUVB1N3 genome:
- a CDS encoding carbonic anhydrase encodes MCDKCSENLRHPLAPSRRSMILFAASALAFGSTAFAKETKTPPKPQNVVSPDAALKRLMDGNARYVDGVTRRHDFKHERGALAAGQNPYAAVLSCADSRIAPEYAFDTGRGDLFVCRVAGNFAGNETIASMEYAVAVLNTPLILVLGHDSCGAVDATLKALKDNKSPPGHIPSLVEAIAPAAKAAMQQGGDALDAAIRQNVIDNVAKLKSAAPILNAAVEQGKLKVVGGIYRLATGTVDLISQG; translated from the coding sequence ATGTGCGACAAGTGCTCTGAAAATTTGCGTCATCCGCTCGCGCCCTCGCGGCGCTCGATGATCCTGTTCGCCGCTTCGGCATTGGCGTTCGGTTCGACGGCCTTCGCCAAGGAGACGAAAACGCCGCCCAAGCCGCAGAACGTGGTGTCTCCCGACGCTGCCCTGAAGCGGCTGATGGACGGCAATGCGCGTTACGTCGACGGCGTGACTCGGCGCCATGACTTCAAGCACGAGCGAGGAGCTCTTGCCGCGGGACAGAATCCGTATGCTGCGGTCCTGAGCTGCGCGGACTCGCGCATCGCGCCGGAATATGCCTTCGACACCGGCCGCGGCGATCTCTTCGTCTGTCGCGTCGCCGGCAATTTCGCCGGCAACGAGACGATCGCCAGCATGGAATACGCGGTCGCCGTGCTCAACACGCCGCTGATTCTGGTGCTGGGCCACGACAGCTGCGGTGCCGTGGATGCGACGCTGAAAGCGCTCAAGGACAACAAATCGCCGCCGGGACACATTCCCTCGCTGGTCGAGGCGATCGCGCCGGCTGCCAAGGCGGCCATGCAGCAGGGCGGGGACGCGCTCGACGCGGCGATCCGGCAAAACGTGATCGACAACGTTGCCAAGCTCAAGTCCGCGGCACCGATCCTCAATGCGGCGGTCGAGCAGGGCAAGCTCAAGGTTGTCGGCGGCATCTACCGGCTGGCCACGGGCACCGTCGACCTGATCTCCCAGGGGTAG